From Falco naumanni isolate bFalNau1 chromosome 4, bFalNau1.pat, whole genome shotgun sequence:
GAAAACCATGAAGCCTATTTACAGGAATCTATACTACCAGAGGAATGCTACCGCTGTAGCTTAATCTTTCAATATGCCAAAATAGCTTTAAAACAGTTTGTTAATGAAGCCCACAGAAAGTAGACAAATCAAACAGTTGCAactcccagcagctccagacTCAAATGGGGCAGCAAGGCCACATAAGGCATTAAGCTGTGGGCTGAGCATCCCAAGCAGCCGAGATCCTGCAGCCCCATGTCTCACAGAGCTCCGCAGACAAATGCTGCTGCTTACTTGGCAGACTCCACAAGCAGCATCACTGTACCGGATTCAGGCAATTTCATGGACTTAAGAAAGCCCAGCTGATACAAAGGCTGCTGCCAAAGCCTGCTGTACCTCTAGACCAGTACAGAGAAACACAGTGTCAACATCCTCCTTCAGGTCCAAAGGAGCTCAACGGCAAACGATGATTTTCACAGTGCTGTAGCTAGGATTAGCTATTTATAACAAAATGAGTGACATATCCTGTGTCCCATGGCttacaattttataaaatatatgtggGACCATAAGGAGAATAGATGGAAGTTGTCACAGCAAAAGGCTACATGATATTTCAATTagcagaaaactttttaaaaaacagaataacTAAAGCTAATAGGAAATGCAATTCCACCTTCCTATGAATAGGAGTGTCACTGGTAATCTTTATGTGCCCACATAacagggttttttgcttgttccTTCTAACACAATCCCCCTTCATTCAGTCTCCAGGCTGGAGGCACAGAGAGGTAGAATTTGAATTCTTCTGGCCATTTATACACATGTGGCATTTCTTGACCTTTAAGTATTTGATTTCAAAACCTATTTAACATTTCGACGTAGGTGTTTTCGTGGGTTTTGTTGGGGAATGCCAAACATTTTCTgcatgcaggggaaaaaaaaaaaaaaaagcagtaagagCAACCCTATGACTGTTCTCCTGTTTTTAACCAAAAGTGCCCTCCCTCTGTGTCTGTAACACTAGTCAAACTTTCTTCGTCACACAAGCTTCTTATTCAGCTTTGTTTTGACAAAGAAATATAAACCACTGTTTTGCTCTGCCCTTCCTCCACCATTTACTCAGTTTTATTTAGTTTGGTATTCCCTGCTccttgtagggaaaaaaaacatatatcaaaacaataattatttttgactGTATTAAGTTGTTGACTATGTACGTTCTtaggaagaatttaaaatagaatGTAATTATAAATCACTGCTAAAATGAGCTTGTCCTGCAAAGGCAAGCACATTTAATTGTGTCCTTGTTTGACTGGAATCACTGTAAACAACTAATATTCCTATTTGCAGGGACAGAAATAACTAACTCATTCAGCTGTACCGAAAGGAAGACATAAAAGGAAACCAAAGGCTAAACCAGAATAAGTCCCTGGAAAGTTTTATGTCAACAAAACTGGATTTAAATTAAGTAACATCAGTTCAGTATTTTGACTGTAAACGAATCAGAacattaaaacatgttttaaaggGAACATTTTGTGATGAAACATCTATGACTAGTTCCCATACCAAATGAATAGAAAAGTTCCTActtatttcttctgtgcagGATCAAATCCACACAGCAAAGTTACTTACCTAGCTTTAGTACTACTTCATAGACCTCAATTTTAAAATCGAGAATAGCAGCAAAACTGCAAGTGAAACACTGAATAAAGGAATTGTATCGCAGTAATACACAATGGAAAATACAGCACTGGTGACATAATTAAGAGGTTGCATCACACTACATATGCATGAAtgagtaaaattaaaattacacaGACAATTTCCATTCTtatgttttctaattttctgaGTGCTTGACTTTGCAACATAAATCTCTTTTACGGTTGTTTTTCTGACACTTATTTGCAGAAACGTGAGTAGACTTTAATGTTTGTTACTATGCTTTACTCAGTGGcaataggttaaaaaaaaaaacaaacacaaaaaccccagaacaaaTCCCAAACTCAAACCAAAGAAGTTCATTTCTAAACTACTTGAAACGATGGGAGATAAGTCAAGAGTCaccttgttttaaaatcaacagaaacacagcagagctTCTCCagtgagaggaaagaaagaaactacaCATTTCAACAGCTATGACACACCCTTTCCAAATAAGAACAGAGAATTCATTTACCCAGTAATTTTACAATGGTgataacaaattaaaattgtaGGCAGACAGCAGAGAACCAAGAAGATACATAATCCATAGCAAGGATCAGCCAAATTAAGAGGAAATTTTTACACTGTCATATTTTGAGTAATTAGCACTTCCATTAGAGGCATGGTTCCAGCTTTAAGCAAATCTAAGTAATTAATGTTCCTTTATTTTGCCTAGAAGTCCTGACTTCAGCATTCTCTTAGAATACGAATTCTTCTAGCCAGAGCTACACAATGCAGATTAACTCAACTAGAAGACAATTAGAGTAGGCAGATGAAGATGTAATTTGTCGGTCTGTACACACTGCGACTTGTAGCCTTGGATGCAATTTTTATTAACACAGTAGACTGATTTAAACAGAGGAAGAGACATGATTTTGTCCTATCTGTAGTCATATGATTGCCTAACCTACAAGCAATATTGAGATTTGAAAATTCTACGTGACCAAATGGCAAAATAATGAAGTGACAGATTATATCTTGCTGTACAGCTCTGGCCAGCTACAGGAATTCAATAACTGATTATACACTTAATAATTTAGAATACatcatttaaaatgcatgatGAAGGAAATCTTTCTATATTTATTCATCACGCAATGTAAATTCCCAGATTAAAATGCCAAGCTAAGCAGGAAGCAGAAGCTGGCCTGGTGGCTAGCATATGGAAAAGATAGAATTTGATTGCCAGAGATGTTATTGCATTTGCAACGCTGTGTGGGGTAAACTGTCTGTGTACTCACAATCTTGTCTTTAAAATGGGCCTAGCAAtacatgtgtttgtttttgcatttcatgGATGTTTTGAAGATGACTTGTTTGCCAGCCAGttgaaaatttttaagaaaaggggCAAAAAAGCAAGATTTAAGTGTCCTTTCCTATTTGCACTACAATATCAAATATTAGACAACACTTAAGATTTTTCATATTGAGCTTTGAAACCCAAGACATCTACAGCAACAATACAAAGCAGAAGTTTTACAAGCCTTATAGCCAATTTCAAGACACTACTGACCATTGAACAGTACCATACACgaagagaaacacagcagaaagcaagatACTTTGCTTTCTCTACCAAACACAACCATAGCAACAATTACCTTAGGTTTTAACTTCTGAATTTTCCATaactgcaaaaagcagaagccAAAGACCACATCCTTCATTCAGCAATCGGCAGCACTGAAGGGAAAGCTGGAactgcagctgaggaagaggagagcagagcaggacctCAGTTGCAGAGGTCTCTTACTGCACTGGTGAGAGGCTCCAACTGTTCTTTACCGAATGTTATTGTCCACATGGACTCCAGATTGGCAGGCCTTATGTGCTTTTAATATTACTTGATATAAAAAGAAGTATGACATTCTTGATCTACAAAGCCTTTCTTCTCACAGATTTGTCAACATTTGCACATGGTCAGAACCAAAGTCCAAGAAAGGCAAACCTTGCCAAATATGTCAAAATCATTAAAGGTTCACATCTTTTTGCCTAGACCTTACCTTAACAATCTTTTTTAGAAGTCTCTTCCAAAATACAGTTGCAATGTGCTTGTGCTTTTAAGCTACAAGATATATTAAATGCATGCAGACCCACATTTTTGTGTGAAAAAGTTTCTTCTTGGAGTGACAGTTTTTCCCAGATGCATATTCTCAGATGCAAAATATAAGATCCAATGATCTTGTACAAGTTCACTAAATGTCAGTAATACTGCTCTTTGTTACAGACCCTTTTCACCAGCTTTTTACACTGGAAGATCAGTTTTATATACCTTTGGGCCTCAGAAGGGCTTTGACACTGCGTACACCCtccacagcccccagccagccatCGCCCCGCGGTACAGGAACAGCCCCTGAGCTGCTGACGAAccatcagcagcaaaacagagagGCTGAGCACCGCTGCACTGAACTCCATCCCAGTCACTGTGTCAGAGCAGGGCATGCTGGTCATCAGTCTTTTTTGGCTGAAAACATCACCTTCAAGAAGTCAGAAAGCATACGTTATTTGTTGCTCGTAATATATTTCATACTTTTAAAGATTTGTGGTAATCCGTGACTGTGAAAGGCTGTCCAATCCACTCAAACGCTTGTTATTGAAAAATCAGGCCTGCGTATTGATAGGTTCTCCCCTCTTCACCCATCCAAATTAAAGCCATAATTCCCAAAGACAGTCACACTTTTAAACACTAcatattttgttattaaaaaagtaTGAACAATGTCTGTAGAAACATTAAAGAATCAGGTCAAGAATGTTGTCTGAGTACAAGTGTTATTAAATAAGCCAATCATCCACGTTTTGAGTAATTAATGTCCTTGGTTTTTACTTGAAAACCTCATTTTCAGCATGTTCATAGAAGACAAATGTCTCACATCAAAGTGAATGAACACAAATTAACTCTTTTGGATGCcaattacaaaagaaagatgaaaatgcaATATTGGCAGGCTAGAAACAAAATGTTGCAGCACAGCATTTCTCATAGGGTAAGTTTAGGTACAATCAGATGATTTCACTACATATAGTCAAAGGATTTGATCTGTTCCCATCTGTGCATTATCTGACTATCTAAACAATTGCCATAATACAtctcaaaactttaaaatataaaaggaaaactaacaAAGCTGATGGTATCTCCAGATCACCATGTGAAGTACTAATAAGCAACTGTGTTATACAACCCATGTTCAACAGACTGAAAATGATCTCTCCCAAATCCACATGACATACTTCTAAAGCTGAACACGATAGATTACAGCTGGCTGAGCAAGCACTGTACTGCAtgctcattttaaaagctgccaTTGTAAAAGACCCTCCAGGCTTTTTGTTGGTTCCTTTGCTCTTCTTATTAAGAACTGCAAAGCTCCTCTTATTTAACAGTAATTACAGGGGGAGGTGGAGAAAAACTACCAAGAAAAagaggtttatttttctaaagaaatgcAGTAAGATTACTTATAATAGCATGTCTATGGAccaaatatgttatttttatttcatcacctccaaacataaatatttgcaattggaaaaaaattacaagtacaaaatctgaaaatttagTATTAGGGTTCATattagaaaatatgtttttataacTGATTTACAGGCTCTGTATACAACACCAGGTCCTCCACCAGACAACCATTAAGACACAAAAATACTCTCAGGACAGCAGTTGCAGAACTTGTCGTATGCGCTCACACTTCTCCAACAGGTCTGGGTCTTCTGCATTGGAACCGTCAAATTCCTTCATAAAAGCTTCAGCTTTCTGCACAGTTATGTCTCGTGCACTCCCTTGAAGACCTTGCAGATAATCCAGTAAAATGGTGAAATACTTGTTTGGaacctttaaagaaaaaaacaaggaagaaaaacacccctgttttattttcttctctctcaatGCTCATTCATAATCATGTCAACCCATCACCTGAAAGATAATTAGGAGAACCACATGGGCTTTTGCGTTTGCCAATGCCCACCTCTGAGCGAGTGCTTCTTGCCAAGGTTCAAGCTGCCAGGAGGGATGGACCACGGTGAGAGAACTGTCATGCGCTCAGATGGGCAAAGCATCTGAGAGGAAATTCTAAGCAGATGTGGAAATGCTGATCAGCAAATGCAAACACTCCCTGACAGTGAGCTCAAGGCTGTGAGGGttgttggaagaaaaaaaaaacaaaacaaaaaaaccactaGCCAAATCCTACTTTTGGGAACATGTATGCAAACCTTACTAAATTCAGTGAGAATTGCATGCACATGTCTGAGGAAagaatttaaatggaattaCCCTTGCCCCTacccaaaattatttgtttgcCAAGATGAGCTACCACCCACCATCAAGTACTTTGACAGAATGCTTATACAAAGGAACAGAAttctatttgaaaaacaaatttaattcagacatatggaaataatttttaaatcctgCTGACTAAAACTGATAGGCTCTACTAACACATCTAACATTAAAAGTAGCTTAGCCATCTATAGTTGCACTACCCACATTTCACTCCCTTTCTAATTAACTAGTGATAAGTTAAATTTTACCTTATCTGGTACAACATATAATTTAAATGATCATTACATCAAATAATTTTGGCAATAACCCAGCAAAGACTTCTGAATGTCTTATTCAGTCTTTCAAAccaatgtattttcaaaagtattaGGTGAACAGATGTATGTTGAAGCATATCTTAACTTTATGTTGTATATCTGTGGAACAGGTTTCAGCCAATAAGAGAATATTTTTGCTGTGAATCAGGAGATGTTAAAATGACCtaattctgcaaatatttttctccatatttAACTTTACACATATAACTTTAAAAGGCATAGTCGACATGAGTCAAGTTAAACACATACGTAAGTATTTAAAGGACTGGAGACTAATTATTTGAGGGCTGTTTCAATTCTGCAAGGTATCAATAtttcagagaagacagagcTTCAACAGATACTTAATTTACAACTTATTTCTCCATCGACATTTGGCAGCATAACTTTGATCACTAAAACTCCTACCACTccaaaagaagaggaagaaagaatatTCCAACACTGCCTTCATCAATCAAGGATATTACAAAGTAATAAATCAAAACTAAAGTCTGCATTCAGCCTTGTAACTTATATGTTATGGAAAACCTTCTAATTCTTCACACAAACACTCTTGCATTAAAGAAACAACacagttacaaaaaaataattattttacagtaaCTTACACTGAAATAGATGATATATGAACTGTTGCTATAACATACGAATATATGAacataaaaaaagtatttttgaaaccTTTTTACTCACAGTAAACTGGTACTAATAACAGACAAAAACATTCAGACACAAACAATTTCAGCATGACAGTGCTCCTTAAATGCAGATGCTCAGTACCGGGTTTTAAAGCTCAACAACATTTCTCTGTTTCAAACCTTAGCCAAATTATCCATATAATTTACACCTCTTGTTCTCAGACCTCATGGTATAGTCATACCTCACTGTGGAATTACAGTTATTATTATATCACTTAAGCAAAGTGCTTGAAGGGGCAATTAAAAGCCTACTCTAAACTTAGAAATACTAAGTGAGACTTGTCACTGCCTGAAGCCTAGAAAACATTTAGCATTTGGCCCTAAGGATAAATGCTCAAGTGTTcaaaaagtctgatttttttctttaacagagcTATTAGGTTTAAAGCGCTTACAGTACAGTTCTATACAGGCAAGATAATATGGTATTTTGTCCTAACTTACACGTACAATAAAGCCACAGCAAGGACTGGAACATAGAAAGTGCCAGCAAAAAGTTAATGAAATCCAAATTCTAATTCTTCAAATACAAGAGCTGAAATTTCAGGGAGTCTTGGCGAAGTTTTACAAGAAGGAACACAATCCTTCTTCTAAGATCAGCTTTTGGGCTGGCTTGAAATTGGATATCAAGATCTCCCACCACGGCTCTGGCAAGTGGAGGTGATGCTTATGGGACtatattattattcttttggTAAACTGCTTTgacctttttcttgtttctttttctcttgtgcGCACCAACCTTGCCTCTGTTCTAACGAGCTAATATGCACTGCAGCTGACTAACATGGAAATCACCCAAAGTGAAATAATTACCATCActgggaaaagggggaaaacacTACAAAATAGTAGCCAGAAAAGAACAGCTATCACTTTTAAATTATACTGGGTAACTCAAGAGTTTTCAGACTTTTTAGACTTGCAGATGTCCACatgttttgcaaagcaaatacaGGTATCTGCACAGAGAACTTACTGCTTGCCCCTGCTGCCAGGCTTGTTTCTCTCAGTTACCTTCTGAGGTAGCTTCAGAAACCGCTCCAGGGCCTTGCAGTCCAGAAGCTGAAGAGAGCTGATGGAGTTACTTTCTAAAAATGTCCTGCCAGATGACAAAGATCAGCAAACGATCTAGTGTTTATTTTATACTGGATCCTGAAGAAGTATATACGCTGTAGGTATACAGGCTTGGCTTGGAAGCTGTTCAGCCAGCCGGCAGATGGATTTTAAAGGGACTTTAAAAAGCCCTCATGTTGCAAAGGACTTTAAAACCTCAACttatttcttacagaaagagGCCTATCAGCACAGGAAACTCAGTTCACTCCTTTGCATGGCTTTTCAGTAGGCATCCAAGTGACACTATGAGATCAAAGACGTGgcttaggaagaaaagaaattcatgTCTCCTTTTGTATTTTAGTCAAGCTTGGATATCCAACAGATTTTATTCTGTAATGGACAGGAAGCTGAATTTGGgtataaaaaatattcaaaagaagTTGGTCTGCCTTCCCTACAGTCCTGATGAAGAAAGAGACTTCATCATATGCTTAATTATAAGCACTTGAGCAGTTCTACTAACTTTTCTGAATCTGGATGCAGATGTTAATCATTATCTAAAGCTTATATTCAATGCATCTCTGATtatttaacaacaaaatatgtgaatttaaataaatcatagcACTTTCATCAGattgaaaaaatagaaaggaagtTTCATTCCAGTGTTGAGAAATAAGGAGCTAAGCTGTGTTCTGATACATAAAACAAATGCTACTTACAGTTAATTATTTCCCAGTATATTtcaacacaaaacccaaagtaaacaggtaaaaaagtaaaaacatcaTTCTGTCTGTAAAACAATTCCTACATAGCTTTAAAAAGCATACACTGATTTTGAAAGGCTGataaagttttttaaagaagaaactgaaaaatagaagACAGCGCAAACAACCTAGATACCTACATCAAATTTGTATTCTGCAACTAATCTTTTTACGGTATTACACTGTGTGACCACTTTTGCCTTCATGAAAGTCTGCTTTTAATTATCTGTCTCTCTAGAAGTATCTTTAATCATAAAGCTAACACCCTATGTCAGGTGATTTGATTGGCTTAAGAGCTGCTGAGTAATTCGGGTTGGGAAGATTAGtatgtttaaatgtttaagtCCACACAAAAAATCAGCCAAAACTAACTGAATGTCAACTAAACGAATCAATAAGGCAGGCGCTGTGCAAATGGCGAGATGTTTGTTCTGTGACACAACAAAATGAATGACCTGCAACCCCCCATTCAGTAACACCATGGTCAGACACTTATTGGAAATCCAGTCTGTGTTGGTTTTTAAGTTATGAAAGGAATGGATTTCAGTAATGATGCAAGCGTAGCTTCTGGTTATACTTTATGCTTTTTACAATCAACATCAGGTTTCACTTCTATTTTAATTGGAAAGCTATTTTAACATCTTGGTGATCTGGCTGTATATCTTATATGGAGCCAGAGATATCTGAAGCAATATGAGAATGATGGTTTGCGGTATGGGGTTCCAcgttcagaaattaaaattaaagatatGACTCAAATTCTCAGTAAGGTCCAGATTTATATAAAACACCAATCTGCTCTATTTATGCTTGACGTATATCAAGTATAAAAACCTAGCATACACAGGAGAACGATcatcaacaaaacaaaaagattaattacAAGCAATTAAAATGATTCAGCACTTTGCTTAAAACCAAAggaatttatttataaattattaaattattagaaaagCACACGCCTAGTACTAGCAACTTTTGGTTAATAAAGAATAGCTACAACTGATGTATAAAACTTTATAtatttcttctgagaaaaacCAGCGTAAATACATACCTTCTCTTTATCATACATGTGCAAGAGAAGCCAGGTCTGTCGTGTCTTTTGAAACTTCCATTCTTCTGGCTTTTCAGACCAGCTGtagtaaatgaaagaaaaaaaaatgaaaattgcttACATGAAATACCTTGTGATCAAAACTTTaattattcataaaatatttcctacAATGACTCCAAGTGATTTTGTATGCATGACATGGAGTTTCATGACATTGTGTGAGTGGCAAAAGGAACACGAGGGACAGCTACCTGGCTTCCCGTGCAGAAAGTGAAAAGATTACAGGAAGACATTATAGCCAAAAATGTTGTaaattttcatcagaaaatactGATTCCTTGAAGATAAATGTTAAACCCCACTCCTCAGCTCAGCTTTGCCTTGTCCTTTTTGAGAAGTCATTGCCTTCCTTTGCCCCACAACAACTAAGCACCCCAAATCCTTAGTCCAGCTCAGGACTACCTGGGCatttggggaggtggggaggatGATGAAGCAAGGCTGGGTTTCAGAAAGCTGATACTTCACAAAGAACCGAAATTGAGCAGCCTCTAGAGGACTGGATGGAGGGACTCATGCTACAATGGTCACCTCAACAATAGCTGAAGCTCATCACAGATGACCTGTTCTAGAGCAgagaaaattcattttcaggAGCATATGTTTTAAGGCTGGGATTTGACTAAAAGTGTGACTTAAATATTGACGTttacaggacagaaaaatgttttttatatcTCACTCTCCCCAGGAATTCTGATTCCGGTATTTAGCTCAAAACTTCAGGCTGCTTCCGTACTGTTAATAGCGAGCAGGTACATGAATTATTAACATCTGCAAATGTTCTTTGATTGCTtagcatatatattttaaatatgcaaaattttAACTGGGTTAGAACAGCACATTAATGTATATCTTGAACATGATTTTAAAGCTGGTATATTCTTTTTTAGATGAAAAAGGAATCACTTACTTCTACAAACAAATGAGCAAACTAGCAAATCTCACTATAAAATGAACAGTACTTGAtttttctctaaagaaaaacaagtctTCAGAGGGTAGCTTGCAAGATGTCTTTAATGTTCTGGCTTGTTCTACACAGCAACAGAGAGCACAGAAATCAATTGAAAAGCCAGCTGGGTATGAGAATCAGTATTGTTTAAACACTGTCAAGTCTAATAAAGCAAAAGAGTCCTCATATTCAGTGACTGCTGCACCAGCAAATACATTGTTCAGTCAATtcaatgaaagagaaaaaaaaaagaccacaaatTTGTACAGAAGGGTTTCATGGAAGTCTCTGCagaaaaccccaagaaaaaaattgtcttgaCTGTCAAATTTaggataaagaaaaagcagcagcaagtcaTTAGGGTTGTCACTAGCTAAATTCAATAAAAATGTCTGTAACCAACATATAAGGtaaaaagcagacaaataaCAGTAAACCAGGAAGGACAGACAAAACACTAATAACCACAATATATCACAATTTACATGCTCAAACTAAATCCACAGATGACCTGATTTAGAGGTCTCTTTTGGGGCACTGTTAACAAATAGCAAAAGTTTGCAGAACAAATATTGCACAAAAGCAGAAGCCCTAATGCACTAATGCCAAAAGTTATagaatcaaataaaaaatattacagggAAACTATCcttttcccaccaccaccaactTGGAAACCAAAGTACTTGCAAAATAAAGATCATTCAACCCCTGGTGTCACTTGCATTCACAGCAAAGCGTGCAACTGTACAGCAACCAGCAAAATTACACTTCTGAAGGAAATGACTTCTAAAAgaccttaaaaacaaaataaattacaatgaTGGTGCCTGCCATTAAAAGAAACTCATTCTTTTAAACAATTACATGGAAGATGTTATAAGAAATGCTGTCTCtttgcacagcacagagaaggtaaattttaaatccttttttatgTTAAGTAAGCCTGGAAACAGTTTACAGTATAATCTTTGCAAGGTGACAAGAATAAGCTGAATGACAGATCT
This genomic window contains:
- the C4H7orf50 gene encoding uncharacterized protein C7orf50 homolog isoform X1, producing the protein MESVSFGSSAILCGFKLFLKLLPDIFLFAAKEEEELTAEERRKLERKLKKERKKKEKQLMREAGISTKKVQPKKPSGSELALAYLTSWSEKPEEWKFQKTRQTWLLLHMYDKEKVPNKYFTILLDYLQGLQGSARDITVQKAEAFMKEFDGSNAEDPDLLEKCERIRQVLQLLS